Proteins encoded in a region of the Frondihabitans sp. 762G35 genome:
- the infB gene encoding translation initiation factor IF-2, producing MAKPRVHEIASELGIESKIALEKLKEMGEFVKGPSSSIEPPVARKLRAAFADQGTKAQGSTQAAAKAPAAKAQAPASGAPRPGAPRPAAPTPAPAPAPRPAAKEEAPAVEVEAPAAEAPQVAPAPLTVAERQAQAEAARNAPKPAADAPAATPGAPRPAGAAPRPGAPRPGNNPYSSNQGMGRPTAPRPGGTGAAGPRPGGAAGPRPQAPRPGAPRPGAPRPGAPRPGGFGQRPAGAGGRPGGGGFQRPGGGPGAGAGAPGGFRPGFTSPRPAGGGGGRGRGPGGGTAGAFGRGGGKSKARKSKRTKRAEFEMRQAPSLGGVSVPRGDGSTIVRLRRGASISDFADKIDASPGNLVTVLFHLGEMATATESLDEATFEVLGEELGYKIQVVSPEDEDKELLEGFDIDLEQELEDEDDDVLEIRPPVVTVMGHVDHGKTRLLDAIRNANVVDGEAGGITQHIGAYQVWAPHEGVERAITFIDTPGHEAFTAMRARGAQVTDIAILVVAADDGIMPQTVEALNHAQAANVPIVVAVNKIDKEGANPAKVRQQLTEYGLVAEEYGGDVMFVDVSARNNTNIEALLEAVLLTADAGLDLRANPTKDARGVAIEARLDKGRGAVATVLIQSGTLRVGDAIVAGTAYGRVRAMMDENGDAVDEAYPSRPVQVQGLSSVPRAGDTFLVTEEDRTARQIAEKREAVERNAQLAKARKRISLEDFTRALEEGKVEALNLIIKGDVSGAVEALEESLLKIEVDDSVQLRIIHRGVGAVTESDVNLATVDNAIIIGFNVRPDTKARERAAREGVDIRFYSVIYSALEDIENSLKGMLKPEFEEVQSGVAEIREIFRSSKVGNIAGVIVRSGTITRNAKARVIRDGVVVGDSLAIDSLRRFKDDVTEVRTDFEAGIGLGKFNDIQIGDEIETIEMVEKVRA from the coding sequence GTGGCTAAACCACGCGTACACGAGATCGCCAGCGAGCTCGGTATCGAAAGCAAGATCGCACTCGAGAAGCTGAAAGAGATGGGCGAGTTCGTCAAGGGCCCGTCGTCCAGCATCGAGCCCCCCGTCGCGCGCAAGCTGCGTGCGGCATTCGCCGACCAGGGCACCAAGGCCCAGGGCTCGACGCAGGCCGCCGCCAAGGCGCCCGCCGCGAAGGCTCAGGCACCCGCATCCGGCGCCCCCCGTCCCGGTGCGCCGCGCCCCGCGGCGCCCACCCCCGCTCCGGCGCCGGCTCCCCGCCCCGCCGCGAAGGAGGAGGCCCCCGCCGTCGAGGTCGAGGCCCCCGCGGCCGAGGCACCTCAGGTCGCACCCGCTCCGCTGACGGTCGCCGAGCGTCAGGCTCAGGCCGAGGCGGCGCGCAACGCCCCGAAGCCGGCGGCCGACGCTCCCGCGGCGACCCCAGGTGCACCCCGCCCCGCAGGTGCGGCGCCCCGACCCGGCGCCCCGCGCCCGGGAAACAACCCCTACAGCTCCAACCAGGGCATGGGCCGTCCCACGGCTCCGCGTCCCGGCGGGACCGGCGCTGCCGGTCCGCGTCCGGGCGGCGCAGCAGGTCCGCGTCCCCAGGCTCCTCGCCCCGGCGCCCCGCGTCCGGGTGCTCCGCGTCCCGGCGCACCGCGCCCCGGTGGTTTCGGCCAGCGCCCCGCGGGTGCCGGCGGACGCCCCGGCGGCGGTGGCTTCCAGCGCCCCGGCGGCGGCCCCGGTGCCGGCGCAGGTGCCCCCGGCGGCTTCCGTCCCGGCTTCACCAGCCCCCGCCCTGCGGGTGGCGGCGGCGGTCGCGGACGTGGTCCCGGCGGCGGCACGGCCGGTGCGTTCGGTCGCGGCGGCGGCAAGAGCAAGGCGCGCAAGTCGAAGCGGACGAAGAGGGCCGAATTCGAGATGCGTCAGGCGCCGTCGCTCGGCGGTGTCAGCGTTCCTCGCGGTGACGGCTCGACCATCGTCCGACTGCGTCGCGGTGCGTCCATCAGCGACTTCGCCGACAAGATCGACGCCAGCCCTGGCAACCTCGTGACCGTGCTGTTCCACCTCGGTGAGATGGCCACGGCGACGGAGTCGCTTGACGAGGCCACCTTCGAGGTGCTCGGCGAGGAGCTCGGCTACAAGATCCAGGTCGTCTCTCCCGAGGATGAGGACAAGGAGCTCCTCGAGGGCTTCGACATCGACCTCGAGCAGGAGCTCGAAGACGAAGACGACGACGTGCTGGAGATCCGGCCGCCCGTCGTCACCGTCATGGGTCACGTCGACCACGGTAAGACCCGACTCCTCGACGCGATCCGCAACGCGAACGTCGTCGACGGCGAGGCCGGTGGCATCACCCAGCACATCGGCGCCTACCAGGTGTGGGCTCCGCACGAGGGTGTCGAGCGCGCCATCACCTTCATCGACACCCCGGGCCACGAGGCGTTCACCGCCATGCGTGCCCGTGGTGCCCAGGTAACCGACATCGCGATCCTCGTGGTCGCGGCCGACGACGGCATCATGCCGCAGACGGTGGAGGCCCTGAACCACGCCCAGGCGGCGAACGTGCCGATCGTGGTCGCGGTGAACAAGATCGACAAGGAGGGGGCCAACCCCGCCAAGGTCCGTCAGCAGCTCACCGAGTACGGTCTCGTCGCGGAGGAGTACGGCGGGGACGTCATGTTCGTCGACGTCTCGGCGCGCAACAACACGAACATCGAGGCTCTCCTCGAAGCCGTGCTGCTGACCGCCGACGCCGGGCTCGACCTCCGTGCCAACCCGACGAAGGACGCCCGCGGTGTCGCGATCGAGGCCCGACTCGACAAGGGTCGCGGTGCCGTCGCGACGGTCCTCATCCAGTCCGGAACCCTGCGCGTCGGCGACGCCATCGTCGCGGGGACGGCCTACGGCCGCGTCCGCGCCATGATGGACGAGAACGGCGACGCGGTCGACGAGGCCTACCCCTCGCGTCCGGTCCAGGTGCAGGGCCTCTCGAGCGTTCCGCGAGCCGGCGACACCTTCCTCGTCACCGAGGAGGACCGCACGGCCCGTCAGATCGCCGAGAAGCGCGAAGCCGTCGAGCGCAACGCCCAGCTGGCCAAGGCCCGCAAGCGCATCTCGCTCGAGGACTTCACCCGCGCTCTCGAAGAGGGCAAGGTCGAAGCGCTCAACCTCATCATCAAGGGTGACGTCTCCGGTGCCGTCGAGGCGCTCGAGGAGTCGCTGCTCAAGATCGAGGTGGACGACAGCGTGCAGCTGCGCATCATCCACCGCGGTGTGGGTGCGGTCACCGAGAGCGACGTCAACCTGGCGACGGTCGACAACGCGATCATCATCGGGTTCAACGTCCGCCCCGACACGAAGGCGCGCGAGCGTGCTGCCCGCGAGGGAGTGGACATCCGCTTCTACTCGGTCATCTACTCCGCGCTGGAGGACATCGAGAACTCGCTCAAGGGCATGCTCAAGCCCGAGTTCGAAGAGGTCCAGTCGGGTGTGGCGGAGATCCGCGAGATCTTCCGCTCCTCGAAGGTCGGCAACATCGCCGGTGTCATCGTCCGTTCCGGAACGATCACGCGCAACGCCAAGGCGCGCGTCATCCGCGACGGCGTCGTGGTCGGCGACAGCCTCGCCATCGACTCGCTGCGTCGCTTCAAGGACGACGTCACCGAGGTTCGGACGGACTTCGAGGCCGGTATCGGTCTCGGGAAGTTCAACGACATCCAGATCGGCGACGAAATCGAAACAATCGAGATGGTCGAAAAGGTCCGAGCGTAG
- a CDS encoding YlxR family protein, whose product MIPVRTCIGTRTRAPRSSLLRIVAHEGRVVVDSTATEPGRGAWLQPSMQAYESAVRRKAFRRALRLDSEPDTSQVLEYLQRLEHPLP is encoded by the coding sequence ATGATTCCTGTCAGAACGTGCATCGGCACGCGAACGCGCGCTCCAAGGTCCTCTCTTCTGAGGATCGTGGCCCACGAGGGTCGCGTCGTGGTGGATTCCACCGCGACGGAACCCGGGCGGGGCGCTTGGTTGCAGCCGTCGATGCAGGCCTACGAGTCCGCCGTTCGGCGCAAGGCATTCCGTCGGGCGTTGAGGCTCGACTCGGAGCCTGACACCAGCCAGGTGCTGGAGTACCTCCAGCGCCTCGAACATCCCCTCCCGTGA
- the nusA gene encoding transcription termination factor NusA, with amino-acid sequence MDIDLSVLRLMEREREIPFDELVRIIEQAILTAYLKHEDHPEAPGDKPSARVELDRKTGHVSVYSIEHDENGEVVGEAIETPDDFGRIAAFAAKQVINQRLRDIGDDKVLGQFKGREGEIVAGVIQQGPNPRMIHVDLGSFEAILPPEEQVPGENYAHGTRIRVFVTSVSKGLKGPSVTVSRTHPSLVRKLFALEVPEIASGVVEIVSLAREAGHRTKIAVRATEPGVNAKGACIGELGQRVRAVTAELNNEKIDIVDYSPDLPTFVASALSPAKVSSAFVIDAATKAVRALVPDYQLSLAIGKEGQNARLAAKLTGARIDIQPDSILED; translated from the coding sequence GTGGATATCGACCTGAGCGTGCTGCGTCTCATGGAGCGCGAGCGCGAGATTCCCTTCGACGAACTCGTGCGCATCATCGAGCAGGCCATCCTCACGGCCTACCTCAAGCACGAAGACCACCCGGAGGCCCCGGGCGACAAGCCCTCGGCCCGCGTCGAACTCGACCGCAAGACCGGTCACGTGTCGGTCTACTCGATCGAGCACGACGAGAACGGCGAGGTCGTCGGCGAGGCGATCGAGACGCCTGACGACTTCGGTCGGATCGCGGCCTTCGCCGCCAAGCAGGTCATCAACCAGCGGTTGCGCGACATCGGCGACGACAAGGTGCTCGGCCAGTTCAAAGGTCGTGAGGGCGAGATCGTCGCCGGTGTCATCCAGCAGGGTCCCAACCCGCGGATGATCCACGTCGACCTCGGCTCCTTCGAGGCGATCCTGCCTCCCGAGGAGCAGGTGCCCGGCGAGAACTACGCGCACGGCACCCGCATCCGCGTCTTCGTCACGAGCGTGAGCAAGGGGCTCAAGGGACCGTCGGTCACCGTGTCGCGGACCCACCCGTCACTGGTGCGCAAGCTCTTCGCGCTCGAGGTGCCCGAGATCGCCTCCGGCGTCGTCGAGATCGTGTCGCTCGCCCGCGAGGCCGGACACCGGACGAAGATCGCCGTCCGCGCGACCGAGCCGGGCGTGAACGCCAAGGGCGCGTGCATCGGCGAGCTGGGCCAGCGTGTCCGAGCGGTCACCGCGGAGCTCAACAACGAGAAGATCGACATCGTCGACTACTCGCCCGATCTCCCGACCTTCGTCGCCAGCGCGCTGTCGCCGGCGAAGGTGTCCAGTGCATTCGTCATCGACGCCGCGACCAAAGCCGTCCGGGCGCTCGTCCCCGACTACCAGCTGTCGCTCGCGATCGGCAAGGAGGGCCAGAACGCCCGTCTCGCCGCCAAGCTGACGGGCGCGCGCATCGACATCCAGCCCGACTCGATCCTCGAGGACTGA
- a CDS encoding proline--tRNA ligase, producing MSTRLSQLFVRTLREDPSDAEVTSHRLLVRAGYIRRQAPGIFAWLPLGLRVKGRIERIVREEMERAGAQEVHFPGLLPRETYEATGRWTEYGDGIFRLKDRKDADYLLAPTHEEAFTLLVKDLYSSYKDLPLSLYQIQDKYRDEARPRAGLLRGREFTMKDAYSFDATDAGLDRSYQIQRDAYERIFARLGLEYVIVKADAGAMGGSKSEEFLHPTPVGEDTFVRSAGGYAANVEAFTTIVPASIPLEGLDEATLLDPADTPTIDTLVAELNATVPRAEGPWTAADTLKNVILALTHLDGTSEIVAVGLPGDRDVDMKRVEVAFYPAEVEQATEADFAKNPALVKGYIGPQVLGAESESGIRYVVDPRVVEGSAWVTGANVQGVHVRGLVAGRDFTPDGTIEVAQVREGDPAPDGSGPIETARGMEIGHVFQLGRKYAEILGLKVLDENGKQVTVTMGSYGIGITRILAVIAESNNDEKGLVWPENVSPFDVHVVATGKDQVVYDVAEKLVGDLEAHRLDVLFDDRPKVSPGVKFGDAELIGVPWIVIVGRSAAEGIVELWDRRTGERTPVPVADAVSRLASPRVP from the coding sequence GTGTCCACGCGCCTCTCTCAGCTCTTCGTCCGAACCCTCCGTGAAGATCCCTCCGACGCGGAGGTGACGAGCCACCGCCTGCTCGTCCGCGCCGGCTACATCCGTCGCCAGGCGCCGGGCATCTTCGCCTGGCTGCCCCTCGGTCTCCGGGTCAAGGGGCGCATCGAGCGCATCGTGCGGGAGGAGATGGAGAGGGCGGGCGCGCAGGAGGTCCACTTCCCCGGGCTCCTGCCGCGCGAGACCTACGAGGCCACCGGTCGCTGGACCGAGTACGGCGACGGCATCTTCCGGCTCAAGGATCGGAAGGACGCCGACTACCTCCTCGCTCCCACGCACGAGGAGGCCTTCACCCTGCTGGTGAAAGACCTGTACTCGTCCTACAAGGACCTCCCGCTGAGCCTCTACCAGATCCAGGACAAGTACCGCGACGAGGCGCGTCCCCGCGCCGGACTCCTGCGCGGCCGCGAGTTCACCATGAAGGACGCCTACTCGTTCGACGCGACCGACGCCGGGCTCGACCGCAGCTACCAGATCCAGCGGGACGCCTACGAGCGCATCTTCGCGAGGCTCGGCCTCGAGTACGTCATCGTCAAGGCGGACGCGGGCGCGATGGGCGGGTCGAAGAGCGAGGAGTTCCTCCACCCCACGCCCGTCGGCGAGGACACCTTCGTGCGCTCCGCGGGTGGCTATGCGGCCAACGTCGAGGCCTTCACCACGATCGTCCCCGCGTCGATCCCGCTCGAGGGCCTCGACGAGGCGACCCTCCTCGATCCTGCGGACACGCCCACCATCGACACGCTCGTGGCGGAGCTGAACGCCACTGTGCCCCGCGCCGAGGGCCCGTGGACCGCCGCCGACACGCTCAAGAACGTGATCCTGGCGCTCACGCACCTCGACGGGACCAGCGAGATCGTGGCCGTCGGCCTGCCCGGCGACCGCGACGTCGACATGAAGCGCGTCGAGGTGGCGTTCTACCCCGCCGAGGTCGAGCAGGCCACGGAGGCCGACTTCGCCAAGAACCCCGCTCTCGTCAAGGGCTACATCGGGCCGCAGGTGCTCGGGGCCGAGTCGGAGTCGGGGATCCGCTACGTCGTCGACCCGCGGGTCGTCGAGGGATCCGCGTGGGTGACCGGTGCGAACGTCCAGGGCGTCCACGTCCGCGGCCTCGTGGCGGGGCGCGACTTCACGCCGGACGGCACCATCGAGGTCGCACAGGTCCGGGAGGGGGATCCTGCGCCCGACGGCTCCGGTCCCATCGAGACCGCGCGCGGCATGGAGATCGGCCACGTCTTCCAGCTCGGCCGGAAGTACGCCGAGATCCTCGGGCTCAAGGTGCTCGACGAGAACGGCAAGCAGGTGACGGTGACGATGGGCTCGTACGGGATCGGGATCACGCGCATCCTGGCCGTCATCGCCGAGTCCAACAACGACGAGAAGGGCCTCGTCTGGCCCGAGAACGTGTCGCCGTTCGACGTCCACGTCGTGGCCACCGGCAAAGACCAGGTCGTCTACGACGTCGCCGAGAAGCTCGTGGGAGACCTCGAGGCCCACCGTCTCGACGTGTTGTTCGACGATCGCCCCAAGGTGTCGCCCGGCGTCAAGTTCGGCGACGCCGAGCTCATCGGCGTGCCGTGGATCGTCATCGTCGGGCGCAGCGCCGCCGAGGGGATCGTCGAGCTCTGGGACCGCCGCACGGGGGAGCGCACGCCGGTCCCCGTGGCGGATGCGGTCAGCCGACTCGCCTCACCTCGGGTACCGTAG